The Hahella sp. HNIBRBA332 genome window below encodes:
- a CDS encoding GFA family protein, with protein sequence MSESKTIAGPLTGQCLCGAVKVAAKNVNPEYHACHCGMCRRWNGGPSMAISAQEAVFEGEDNITAYDSSEWAQRAFCKHCGTNLYYHLKPTGEKYLWSGLFDDQSQFKMAGEIYIDHKPAGYAFVGDHPRLTEDEFLKSIGMK encoded by the coding sequence ATGAGCGAAAGCAAGACTATCGCCGGACCATTAACCGGCCAATGCCTGTGTGGCGCTGTGAAAGTGGCCGCCAAGAACGTCAACCCTGAGTACCATGCCTGCCACTGCGGCATGTGCCGACGCTGGAATGGCGGACCTTCCATGGCGATCTCAGCGCAGGAAGCCGTATTCGAAGGCGAAGACAACATCACCGCTTACGATTCGTCAGAATGGGCGCAGCGAGCGTTCTGCAAGCACTGCGGAACCAACCTGTACTACCACCTGAAGCCTACAGGTGAGAAATATCTCTGGAGCGGTCTGTTCGACGATCAGTCGCAGTTCAAAATGGCGGGCGAGATCTACATTGACCACAAGCCCGCGGGCTATGCCTTCGTCGGGGATCACCCGAGACTGACGGAAGACGAGTTTTTGAAGTCTATCGGCATGAAATAA
- a CDS encoding SycD/LcrH family type III secretion system chaperone, with protein sequence MAESAQALQTDADARFEALLESVVHGHATLGEIKGITDNELEAVYTVAYNLYRQNRNGESEKLFRFLCLYGHLDKRFWMGLGACLQQQQKYEEAVQAYSYMAILDVENPHPPMHAAFCYLALNDLEKAESGIEAALHWAGDKEQYSQVRAKAELLRSVLQQKKEGLANGNGG encoded by the coding sequence GTGGCTGAATCAGCACAAGCATTACAAACAGACGCAGACGCCCGCTTTGAAGCGCTCCTGGAGTCGGTGGTGCATGGTCACGCAACCTTGGGCGAGATCAAGGGGATCACCGACAATGAATTGGAGGCGGTCTACACGGTGGCGTACAACCTGTATCGACAGAATCGCAACGGGGAGTCGGAAAAGCTGTTCCGTTTCCTATGCCTGTATGGGCATTTAGACAAGCGATTCTGGATGGGGTTGGGCGCCTGTCTGCAGCAACAGCAGAAGTATGAGGAAGCTGTGCAGGCGTATTCATACATGGCCATTCTGGATGTGGAAAATCCTCATCCCCCTATGCATGCGGCGTTTTGCTATCTGGCATTGAACGATCTGGAGAAGGCGGAAAGCGGCATTGAAGCAGCGTTGCATTGGGCGGGCGATAAGGAGCAATACTCCCAGGTGCGCGCCAAGGCTGAGCTTCTACGCTCGGTACTGCAACAGAAAAAGGAGGGCCTGGCCAATGGTAACGGCGGTTGA
- the sctV gene encoding type III secretion system export apparatus subunit SctV → MSRGASVLSALSQRNDVVLAIFLVGIIFMMILPMPTMLVDVMIALNMGVSVILLMLALYIKSPLDFSVFPSMLLITTMFRLALSITTTRLILLQADAGQIVYTFGNFVVGGNLVVGGVIFLILTIVQFLVITKGSERVAEVSARFSLDSMPGKQMSIDGDMRAGVIDMDEARVRRAKVEKESQLYGSMDGAMKFVKGDAIAGLIITAVNILGGILVGVTQNGLSAGDAAAIYSVLTIGDGLVAQIPALFISITAGFIVTRVSTDESENLGRDIGGQIGAQPKALFIGGALLLGFAMIPGFPTMVFLVLAGLICSVGFIMSRKAKHADTDDDDIPAMAAAGQTRSPSKTPEKDDFSPTVPLLLDVAASCQQMLKPSELNAELYRVRRALYLDLGVPFPGIHLRFNESMKDGEYTILMHEVPVAQGRLPADKVVVLQDQEQLDILGIPHQQGELAMSANPYWVEKSHAPAMENAGIEYLDAPRLLIYHLSFILKRYASEFIGLQECRYLLDQMEGQYGDLVKEVQRVVPIQRIAEILQRLVSEDISIRNLRAIMEALVEWGQKEKDTVLLTEYVRKSLSRYISYKFCNGQNVLPAYMLDQDLEESIRGGIRQTSSGAYLALDPDTTQNFINELHREVGDLDALQHKPVLLVSMDIRRYVRKMIERDFFELCVLSYQELTQDITVQPISRICL, encoded by the coding sequence ATGAGTAGAGGAGCTTCTGTTCTGAGCGCGCTCAGCCAGCGCAACGACGTAGTGCTGGCGATTTTCCTGGTGGGCATTATCTTTATGATGATTCTGCCCATGCCTACCATGCTGGTGGATGTGATGATCGCCCTCAACATGGGGGTATCGGTGATACTTCTGATGCTGGCGCTTTACATCAAGTCGCCGCTGGATTTCTCCGTGTTTCCGTCCATGTTGTTGATCACCACCATGTTCCGGCTGGCGTTGTCGATCACCACCACGCGGCTGATTCTGCTGCAGGCGGATGCGGGGCAGATCGTCTACACCTTTGGTAATTTCGTCGTCGGCGGCAATTTGGTGGTGGGCGGCGTTATCTTCCTTATTCTGACCATCGTGCAGTTCCTGGTTATCACCAAGGGGTCTGAACGGGTGGCGGAAGTCAGTGCGCGTTTCTCTCTGGACTCCATGCCAGGCAAGCAAATGAGTATTGACGGCGACATGCGCGCCGGAGTGATCGATATGGACGAGGCCCGCGTCAGACGCGCTAAAGTAGAGAAGGAAAGTCAGCTCTACGGTTCCATGGACGGCGCCATGAAATTCGTTAAAGGCGACGCGATTGCGGGCTTGATCATCACCGCGGTTAACATTCTCGGCGGTATCCTGGTTGGGGTGACGCAAAACGGCCTGAGCGCCGGCGACGCCGCCGCCATCTATTCGGTGCTGACCATCGGCGATGGTTTGGTGGCGCAGATACCCGCTCTGTTTATCTCCATCACCGCCGGTTTTATCGTTACTCGCGTGTCCACGGACGAGTCGGAAAACCTGGGGCGCGATATTGGCGGCCAGATCGGCGCGCAACCCAAAGCCTTATTCATCGGCGGCGCCTTGCTGTTGGGCTTCGCTATGATTCCGGGCTTCCCCACCATGGTCTTTCTGGTGCTGGCGGGGTTGATCTGCTCCGTGGGCTTTATCATGAGCCGTAAAGCCAAACACGCCGACACAGATGATGACGACATCCCCGCCATGGCGGCGGCGGGACAGACTCGATCTCCCAGCAAGACTCCGGAGAAGGATGACTTTTCTCCGACGGTGCCGCTATTGCTGGACGTGGCGGCCTCCTGTCAGCAAATGCTGAAGCCTTCTGAACTGAACGCGGAGCTGTACCGCGTGAGACGCGCGCTGTATCTGGATCTTGGCGTGCCATTTCCGGGTATTCACCTGCGCTTCAACGAGAGCATGAAGGACGGCGAATACACCATTCTGATGCATGAAGTGCCGGTGGCGCAGGGGCGTTTGCCCGCAGATAAAGTTGTTGTGTTGCAGGATCAGGAACAGTTGGACATTCTTGGCATCCCCCATCAACAGGGTGAACTGGCGATGTCCGCCAATCCTTATTGGGTGGAGAAGTCCCATGCTCCCGCGATGGAAAACGCCGGCATTGAATACCTGGATGCGCCGCGACTGTTGATTTATCACCTGTCTTTTATTTTGAAGCGCTACGCCAGCGAGTTTATTGGCTTGCAGGAATGCCGCTACCTGTTGGATCAGATGGAGGGTCAGTATGGCGATCTGGTGAAGGAAGTGCAGCGCGTCGTACCGATTCAGCGTATTGCAGAAATCCTGCAGCGGCTGGTGTCGGAGGATATCTCCATCCGTAACCTGCGCGCCATCATGGAAGCTTTGGTGGAGTGGGGCCAGAAGGAAAAAGATACGGTGCTGTTGACGGAGTACGTACGCAAGAGCCTGAGCCGTTACATCAGCTATAAGTTCTGCAACGGCCAGAATGTCTTGCCTGCCTATATGCTGGACCAGGATCTGGAAGAATCCATTCGCGGCGGCATCAGACAGACGTCTTCCGGCGCTTATCTGGCGCTTGACCCTGACACCACGCAGAATTTCATCAATGAACTGCACCGGGAAGTCGGGGATCTGGACGCTTTGCAGCACAAGCCGGTGTTATTGGTGTCCATGGATATTCGCCGCTATGTCAGAAAGATGATCGAACGTGATTTCTTTGAGCTGTGCGTGTTGTCCTATCAAGAGTTAACCCAGGACATCACGGTGCAACCGATCAGCCGTATTTGTCTGTAA
- the ptsP gene encoding phosphoenolpyruvate--protein phosphotransferase translates to MLEPLKILREIFQEAADLHAAKDLSELIVDRVQSAMRADVCSIYLLDETSQELVLMATRGLDPESVGRVRLPVGQGLVGYIAQHQSLMNVDSAEKHPNFKYFPETREERFSAFLGAPIINFRKNIGVIAVQKKEAAYFSDEQEAFVVTIAAQLAGPLSQWVQQDGVFDREVCRDKFKANLKFRGVKGAAGMAIGRVHWIGKGHDLASAPDREAKDAELEIARFAKALELAKDELNASGERMAGTLPKDVLALFGVYRMILEDQELTTETVNHIHSGLCASSALRKTVEAHARVFEKMDDAYLRAKADDIRHIGNRIYANLRGVDSADVIDVSEPTIIVGNNLSITDVAQFPPEHLVGLVCTSGSSLSHIAILANALGIPAVMGIGDIKPALIENAEAVVDGYRAVVVFNPVDALRKEFKRLAKQEKKLIKGLDELRDLPAQTPDGFRVKLFANTGLLADISPGLLRGAEGVGLYRSEIPFMVHESFPSEEEQVQIYRKVLEAYAPRPVYMRTLDIGGDKNLPYFSFTEENPFLGWRGIRFTLDNTGIFISQIRAMLKAGRYLGNLKILLPMVSRLDEIESFRSLLQEAIGQLKEAGVEVDEPQVGAMIEVPSAMVLLEDLAEMVDFFSIGSNDFTQYMLAVDRNNAKVSDLYDWLNPAVLRSIGRVVKVAKKHGVPVSVCGEMASDPAAVLLLLGMGVEMLSLSAYNLPKTKWVIRSVSHQTAEKLWKKASRMRNEKEIRAMLNEVLDQHGLGGLIRAGSQ, encoded by the coding sequence ATGCTTGAGCCATTAAAAATTCTTAGGGAAATATTTCAGGAGGCTGCTGATTTACACGCCGCCAAAGACCTGTCTGAACTGATCGTCGACCGTGTGCAGTCCGCTATGCGGGCGGATGTCTGCAGTATTTATTTGTTGGATGAAACCTCCCAGGAATTGGTGTTGATGGCGACGCGGGGGTTGGACCCTGAATCCGTGGGACGCGTGCGTCTGCCCGTCGGGCAGGGGCTGGTCGGTTATATTGCGCAGCATCAGTCATTGATGAACGTGGACAGCGCGGAAAAGCACCCTAACTTCAAATATTTCCCGGAAACCCGCGAAGAGCGCTTCTCGGCTTTTCTGGGCGCGCCGATTATCAACTTCCGCAAGAATATCGGCGTTATCGCGGTGCAAAAAAAAGAAGCCGCGTACTTCAGCGATGAGCAGGAGGCGTTCGTCGTCACCATCGCCGCTCAGTTGGCCGGCCCATTGAGCCAATGGGTGCAGCAGGATGGCGTGTTTGACCGCGAAGTCTGTCGGGATAAATTCAAGGCGAATCTGAAATTCCGTGGCGTCAAAGGCGCTGCAGGCATGGCGATCGGTCGCGTACATTGGATTGGTAAAGGTCACGACCTGGCGTCGGCGCCGGATCGGGAAGCCAAAGACGCCGAGCTGGAAATCGCCCGCTTCGCCAAAGCGCTTGAGTTGGCGAAAGATGAGCTGAACGCCAGCGGCGAGCGCATGGCGGGCACTCTGCCCAAGGACGTTCTGGCGCTGTTCGGCGTGTATCGCATGATCCTGGAAGATCAGGAACTGACAACCGAAACCGTCAATCACATTCACTCAGGACTCTGCGCGTCTTCCGCGTTACGCAAGACTGTCGAAGCGCATGCTCGTGTGTTCGAGAAAATGGACGACGCTTATCTGCGCGCCAAGGCGGACGATATCCGTCATATCGGCAATCGTATTTACGCCAATCTGCGTGGCGTCGACAGCGCTGATGTCATCGACGTCAGCGAGCCCACGATCATTGTGGGGAACAACCTGAGCATCACTGACGTCGCCCAGTTTCCGCCGGAACATCTTGTAGGGCTGGTGTGCACCAGCGGTTCTTCCTTGTCGCACATTGCGATTCTGGCGAATGCGTTGGGGATTCCCGCCGTCATGGGAATTGGCGATATCAAGCCTGCGCTGATCGAAAATGCAGAAGCGGTGGTGGACGGCTATCGTGCGGTAGTGGTGTTCAACCCCGTGGATGCGCTACGCAAAGAATTCAAGCGTCTTGCCAAGCAAGAGAAGAAACTGATCAAAGGGCTGGATGAGCTGCGCGATTTGCCGGCGCAAACTCCTGATGGTTTTCGCGTCAAACTGTTCGCCAACACCGGCTTGTTGGCGGATATTTCACCTGGCTTGTTACGCGGCGCGGAAGGCGTGGGTCTGTATCGCTCGGAAATTCCGTTCATGGTGCATGAGTCCTTCCCCTCGGAAGAAGAGCAGGTGCAGATCTATCGCAAAGTGCTGGAAGCCTATGCGCCAAGACCCGTGTATATGCGCACCCTGGATATCGGCGGCGACAAGAACCTGCCCTATTTCAGTTTTACGGAAGAAAACCCGTTTCTGGGATGGCGGGGGATACGCTTTACGTTGGATAACACCGGTATCTTCATCAGTCAGATTCGCGCCATGCTCAAAGCCGGGCGTTATCTCGGCAATCTGAAAATACTGCTGCCCATGGTCAGCCGTCTGGATGAAATCGAGAGTTTCAGAAGTCTGCTGCAGGAAGCAATCGGTCAGTTGAAAGAAGCCGGCGTGGAGGTGGATGAACCGCAAGTCGGCGCTATGATCGAAGTGCCGTCGGCGATGGTGTTGTTGGAAGACTTGGCTGAGATGGTCGACTTCTTCTCCATTGGCAGTAATGATTTCACTCAATATATGCTGGCGGTGGATCGTAACAACGCCAAAGTGTCTGACCTCTACGACTGGTTGAATCCGGCGGTGCTGCGCTCCATTGGCCGGGTGGTGAAAGTGGCGAAAAAGCATGGGGTGCCCGTCAGCGTCTGTGGCGAGATGGCGTCTGACCCTGCTGCAGTATTGCTGCTGCTGGGCATGGGAGTGGAGATGCTCAGCCTGTCTGCTTACAACCTGCCGAAAACCAAGTGGGTCATTCGTTCTGTTTCTCATCAGACGGCGGAGAAACTGTGGAAAAAAGCCTCGCGCATGCGTAATGAGAAAGAGATTCGCGCCATGCTGAACGAAGTGCTGGATCAACATGGATTGGGCGGATTGATTCGCGCGGGATCGCAGTAG
- a CDS encoding SOS response-associated peptidase: MTPSWAPEPTAKYNMFNAKAETIETSKAFKGSFQRRRAIIPASGFIEWKLENGVKQPYYIKPESGHCFFGGIWDIWSKGDAYLESCAIITTEASPSLQALHHRMPLLLTPDQFNVWLNSGTPLVDIRPMLAPRGLTDWVYYPLSKAVNNVRNKTRQAIEPTGSPKPLSDI, translated from the coding sequence CTGACGCCAAGCTGGGCGCCGGAGCCAACCGCCAAGTACAACATGTTCAACGCTAAAGCGGAGACTATTGAAACCAGCAAGGCTTTCAAAGGTTCATTCCAGCGCCGCCGCGCAATTATTCCCGCCAGCGGCTTTATCGAGTGGAAGCTGGAAAACGGCGTCAAACAACCCTATTACATCAAACCAGAATCCGGCCACTGTTTTTTCGGCGGCATCTGGGATATCTGGAGCAAAGGCGACGCCTATCTCGAATCCTGCGCCATCATCACCACCGAAGCCTCACCCTCTTTACAGGCATTACACCACCGCATGCCATTGCTCCTCACGCCAGACCAATTTAACGTCTGGCTGAACTCCGGCACGCCACTGGTGGACATCCGCCCAATGCTGGCGCCGCGAGGGCTGACGGATTGGGTGTATTATCCGTTGAGCAAGGCGGTTAATAACGTGAGAAACAAGACACGCCAAGCAATAGAGCCAACTGGTTCGCCCAAGCCGCTATCAGATATTTAG
- a CDS encoding hybrid sensor histidine kinase/response regulator, with protein MDEKLIQQELQRGFKWLKFAPPVEEAYRAFHNQRVQARLPLVHATALAFIIIYSLLDYYLFPQQIASWTIPIRLFLVCPIIALALYAGMHSWPRRWFMPLYNGTYALGGLSVVAIIWIAHSQNVMVPYDGLFLVLIYGYFLMAIPFYVATVISTLIYGAYLLVELDVGMDATTLRFNAFFLFGANLIGAVGSYIQEHAQRTLFLNLQLVKIAQRGAERANRSKTRFLAAASHDLRQPLNAMSMLAESLSAKMDRNSEEGIIVGKLRRSLSQLSDLFKSLLDMSQLNMGVVKPNPRHFYLHELVRRVAMEFDAVDIPSTRPERIDTECDEELVAYSDPILLERMLRNLITNALQHADAQAIQVNCRRLNNVLEIHVIDDGIGIPSRDIKRIFKEFQQGGDDEGRPRSGIGLGLAIVRQLAGLLGGALTVKSSPGAGADFSFTIACGRANLVAPQPEAYPETRTLGGMSVWLVEDDQPSREAMRQLLDAWGVQVAAFADAKTAMGRLHDETPDMILSDYRLGGAISGLDVVLSLRRQSGRDIPAVIISADVEMLQVEAGRYPSIIFVAKPVTPARLYLILSRESARAVVENAAE; from the coding sequence ATGGACGAAAAACTGATACAACAAGAATTACAACGCGGTTTTAAGTGGCTTAAGTTCGCCCCTCCTGTGGAGGAGGCTTATCGCGCGTTCCATAATCAACGGGTGCAGGCGCGTTTGCCTTTGGTGCATGCGACGGCGCTGGCGTTCATCATCATCTATTCCTTGCTCGACTACTATCTGTTCCCTCAGCAGATCGCTAGTTGGACCATTCCCATTCGTTTGTTTCTGGTGTGTCCGATTATCGCCCTAGCGTTATATGCGGGCATGCATTCCTGGCCGCGGCGTTGGTTTATGCCGCTTTATAACGGCACCTATGCGCTGGGCGGTCTGAGCGTGGTGGCGATTATCTGGATTGCGCATTCGCAAAATGTCATGGTGCCCTACGACGGTCTGTTCCTGGTGTTGATCTACGGCTACTTTCTCATGGCGATCCCTTTCTACGTCGCCACAGTGATTTCCACACTGATCTATGGCGCTTATCTGCTGGTGGAGCTGGATGTCGGCATGGACGCTACGACGCTAAGGTTTAACGCGTTTTTTCTGTTCGGCGCCAACCTGATTGGGGCGGTGGGATCGTATATTCAGGAGCATGCCCAGCGGACGCTGTTTCTGAATCTGCAATTGGTCAAAATTGCTCAGCGCGGGGCGGAGCGCGCTAATCGCTCCAAGACGCGCTTTCTGGCGGCGGCCAGTCACGACTTACGCCAACCTCTGAACGCCATGAGCATGTTGGCGGAAAGTCTGTCCGCAAAGATGGACCGCAATTCGGAAGAGGGGATTATTGTCGGTAAATTGCGCCGCTCTCTCAGCCAGTTGAGCGACCTGTTCAAGTCGCTGCTGGATATGTCGCAGCTCAATATGGGGGTAGTCAAACCCAATCCTCGTCACTTCTATCTGCATGAGTTGGTGCGCCGGGTGGCGATGGAGTTTGACGCTGTAGACATCCCATCGACGCGTCCAGAGCGTATCGACACGGAATGCGATGAAGAGCTGGTCGCATACTCCGATCCTATTCTACTGGAGCGTATGTTGCGCAATTTGATCACCAACGCGCTACAACACGCCGATGCGCAAGCGATCCAGGTGAACTGTCGCCGGCTCAATAATGTGCTGGAAATTCATGTGATTGACGATGGGATCGGGATTCCCTCAAGAGATATCAAGCGCATATTTAAAGAGTTTCAGCAGGGGGGCGATGATGAAGGCAGGCCACGCTCAGGCATCGGCTTGGGGCTGGCGATCGTGCGGCAGCTGGCGGGACTGTTGGGCGGCGCGTTGACAGTGAAGTCTTCCCCTGGCGCCGGTGCGGATTTCAGTTTCACGATTGCGTGCGGACGCGCCAATCTGGTGGCGCCGCAACCGGAAGCCTATCCGGAAACCCGTACCCTTGGCGGTATGTCTGTGTGGCTTGTGGAAGACGATCAACCCAGTCGGGAAGCCATGCGGCAGCTATTGGACGCCTGGGGCGTGCAAGTGGCGGCGTTCGCCGACGCCAAAACAGCGATGGGAAGACTACATGACGAGACGCCGGATATGATTCTGTCGGATTATCGACTGGGCGGCGCTATTTCCGGACTGGATGTGGTGCTGTCATTGCGACGCCAAAGCGGGCGCGACATTCCTGCGGTGATTATTTCCGCCGATGTGGAAATGCTGCAGGTGGAGGCCGGACGCTATCCCAGCATCATATTCGTCGCCAAACCCGTCACTCCGGCGCGTTTATACCTGATACTTAGCCGAGAGTCCGCCCGCGCGGTGGTTGAGAACGCCGCTGAATAA
- a CDS encoding PEP-CTERM sorting domain-containing protein has protein sequence MKKVWLFLTVLTLSSAVRATPITYQFSGSLKEVSNVFDPYFPERDFPNIGTSMFGSLTYDIVGSPDDRKIVISSWSARVGDYSFGSSGESTAPPFEMIAGMDKNTFSFTDEAPSDNIPVFYFDIADFELNFKEPLSPGLTQLPVTLFDSGSLTLDVNATVKFDISSIKIQKVPEPATLALYGAALLGLAGRARRKS, from the coding sequence ATGAAGAAAGTTTGGTTATTCTTAACTGTCCTAACGCTTTCCTCCGCGGTTCGCGCCACTCCCATTACCTATCAGTTTTCAGGAAGTCTGAAAGAAGTCAGTAATGTGTTTGACCCCTACTTTCCTGAAAGGGATTTTCCCAATATTGGAACCTCAATGTTTGGAAGCCTCACTTACGATATCGTAGGATCGCCGGATGATCGAAAAATTGTGATTAGCTCCTGGAGCGCAAGAGTCGGTGATTACTCTTTTGGCAGCTCAGGCGAGAGCACGGCGCCTCCCTTTGAAATGATAGCGGGTATGGATAAAAACACCTTTAGTTTCACTGACGAAGCACCCTCCGACAACATTCCTGTTTTCTATTTTGACATCGCTGATTTTGAGCTTAATTTCAAAGAGCCTCTTTCCCCGGGCCTGACCCAACTTCCCGTTACTCTATTCGATTCAGGCAGCTTGACGCTTGACGTCAACGCCACAGTAAAATTTGATATTTCCAGTATCAAAATTCAGAAGGTTCCCGAGCCAGCAACCTTAGCCTTATACGGCGCCGCTCTCTTGGGATTAGCGGGAAGAGCGCGACGTAAATCATAG
- a CDS encoding response regulator transcription factor — MSISASSAVFVPNHLRVLVIDDHQLVIDGLRVALTAQQVPIDLVNAFNCQAAQTLLDTDQNFDLILLDLSLPDGRGFKFLRYLTCKRIYIPVAILSASEDIEDVELSLRSGAIGFISKSSSAMEINLAIRQILNGKQYVPDFYTHRNQAPVQDSQLRLDSITPRQMEVLQLLAKGLPNKRICSELSLTEDTVKSHLKALFMHLNVHNRTECVSVATRLHLVDA; from the coding sequence GTGAGCATAAGCGCCTCTTCAGCGGTATTTGTACCGAATCATTTACGGGTCCTGGTGATTGACGATCACCAGCTCGTTATCGACGGCCTGCGCGTCGCCCTCACCGCCCAACAGGTTCCCATCGATCTGGTGAACGCTTTTAACTGTCAGGCGGCGCAGACCTTGCTGGATACTGACCAAAATTTTGACCTGATATTACTGGATCTTTCCTTGCCCGACGGACGCGGATTCAAGTTTCTGCGCTACCTGACCTGCAAGCGCATATATATCCCCGTGGCCATTCTGTCCGCCTCTGAAGATATCGAAGATGTGGAACTGTCCTTGCGCAGTGGAGCCATCGGGTTCATCAGCAAGTCCTCCAGCGCCATGGAGATCAATCTGGCGATCCGTCAGATCCTTAATGGCAAACAGTACGTCCCCGACTTCTACACGCACCGAAATCAGGCGCCGGTTCAGGATAGCCAGCTACGGCTGGATTCCATCACTCCCCGGCAAATGGAAGTGCTGCAACTGTTGGCCAAGGGTTTGCCGAACAAAAGAATCTGCTCGGAGCTGAGTTTGACGGAAGACACGGTGAAGTCACACTTGAAAGCGTTGTTCATGCACCTGAATGTACACAACCGTACGGAATGCGTCAGCGTGGCGACGCGGCTGCATCTGGTGGACGCCTGA
- the sctE gene encoding type III secretion system translocon subunit SctE, translating to MVTAVENQHFSYPIGNSEDQDVQISGQKKVGSPQISLNVQDPQSGPTQNTSGKSFAPDLERPQPRSSDELVALLLTIKSKSSNEQIASSQQDIQLNRTKQNQKHDEMLEQIQKSIEAGDKAKKGGLFGKIFGWIANIATAIAGAVMIATGVGAVAGAAMLALAVDSMVGAATGHSLMGEMTKGIAKGLQAMGMDESVANIVAGVVTAAVTVAVCVGASMASAAKAGSGLITRLASSPEQMQKIQVAGAQVKNIASATAGTSAVGGGASQITTGVYKKQATDARANQMDMKKELAKLQAAMEAEQDRLKEVISKLNEGVSRILQIMGNDHSTRMQISRNMV from the coding sequence ATGGTAACGGCGGTTGAAAATCAACATTTCAGTTATCCGATAGGCAATTCAGAGGATCAGGATGTACAGATTTCTGGTCAGAAAAAGGTCGGTTCGCCGCAGATCTCGCTTAACGTGCAGGATCCGCAGTCCGGCCCAACGCAAAATACATCGGGCAAGTCCTTTGCTCCGGATCTGGAGCGACCGCAACCCCGCTCATCCGATGAATTGGTGGCGTTGTTATTGACGATAAAGTCCAAGTCCAGCAATGAGCAGATCGCCTCTTCCCAGCAGGACATTCAGCTGAACCGGACCAAGCAGAACCAAAAGCATGATGAAATGCTGGAGCAGATACAGAAATCCATCGAAGCCGGCGATAAGGCTAAAAAAGGCGGTTTGTTCGGCAAGATTTTCGGATGGATAGCCAACATTGCGACGGCGATCGCCGGCGCGGTCATGATCGCAACCGGGGTGGGGGCCGTTGCGGGCGCAGCCATGTTGGCGTTGGCGGTGGATTCAATGGTGGGTGCGGCCACCGGTCACAGCCTGATGGGCGAGATGACCAAAGGGATAGCCAAGGGGTTACAGGCCATGGGGATGGACGAGAGTGTCGCCAATATTGTTGCTGGCGTCGTCACCGCAGCTGTAACCGTCGCTGTCTGCGTGGGCGCCAGTATGGCGTCCGCCGCCAAGGCGGGTTCAGGGTTGATCACCAGATTGGCGTCTTCGCCCGAGCAGATGCAGAAGATCCAGGTTGCAGGCGCCCAGGTGAAGAACATCGCCTCGGCGACCGCCGGAACTTCCGCTGTAGGCGGCGGCGCGTCTCAGATAACCACTGGCGTATACAAGAAGCAGGCGACCGATGCGCGAGCCAATCAGATGGACATGAAGAAAGAGCTCGCCAAGCTGCAGGCGGCCATGGAGGCGGAGCAGGATCGCTTGAAGGAAGTCATCTCCAAGCTGAATGAGGGCGTCAGTCGCATCCTGCAGATCATGGGGAACGACCACAGCACCCGCATGCAGATCAGCAGGAATATGGTATAG